A window of the Macrobrachium rosenbergii isolate ZJJX-2024 chromosome 13, ASM4041242v1, whole genome shotgun sequence genome harbors these coding sequences:
- the LOC136844679 gene encoding ankyrin repeat domain-containing protein 29-like isoform X1: MSNASIGKWAETMNKLVNGRAPVAVVTWTPVPESIVIYNRDRKKPADMKFKIFILALVAGTASAITLAEQYAQNMRAAARAGNDTYVKLVLDTKIVPVDSADPNGWTSLHWASYFGRSKVVKLLLDYKANVTLRTNSNITALIAAAANGSLEICQMLVDANSDINAQEKDGYSALITASRAGNIGIVELLLNNSADITLKTKAGQTAFMLAAMENHVDVQKALVAEGANVNDQDSLGYTALILSSKAGHTETVEYLLSQNASVHLRSNTNDSALMWAAYYNHLEIAKMLINAGINVNYGDNQGWTALMGASAQGHVEMVKLLLGHSANASQQNVFGHTALTLSSAVGKDDVSDILSNSDVSLINQQDSKGMTPFVQAIVNNQTYVFRVLAYKCPNISIPDSTGQTAMDYAVQLQNQYMIDLLHVMENPRCYRFDVEYHQNDPVYQNCERLICHCTGVWKSTGIIDEECGKGRRQIVSMQRAVRGRVFEQASRITS; encoded by the exons ATATATAATAGAGATAGGAAAAAACCAGCAGATATGaagttcaaaatatttattctagCCTTGGTGGCTGGAACAGCATCTGCAATCACTCTTGCTGAACAATATG CCCAAAACATGCGGGCCGCTGCCAGGGCAGGCAACGATACATATGTGAAGCTTGTGTTGGACACCAAAATTGTGCCTGTGGATAGTGCCGACCCAAACG gttGGACCTCTCTTCACTGGGCCTCTTATTTCGGGAGGTCCAAAGTTGTCAAGTTGCTTCTTGATTACAAAGCAAACGTCACCCTTCGGACGAACTCAA ATATCACGGCCTTGATAGCTGCTGCCGCCAATGGTTCGTTAGAGATCTGTCAGATGCTCGTTGATGCAAATAGCGACATCAATGCACAGGAAAAAGATG GTTACTCTGCTCTGATCACAGCCTCTCGTGCCGGTAACATCGGCATTGTTGAACTTCTGCTTAACAATAGTGCTGATATCACTCTGAAAACAAAAGCAG GACAAACAGCATTCATGTTGGCTGCCATGGAAAACCATGTAGATGTCCAGAAAGCGCTGGTGGCCGAAGGAGCCAACGTCAATGACCAGGACTCGCTGG gATACACGGCTCTCATCCTTTCATCGAAGGCTGGTCACACGGAGACAGTGGAATACCTTCTCTCGCAAAACGCAAGCGTCCATCTTCGATCCAACACAA ACGACAGCGCGCTTATGTGGGCAGCTTATTACAACCATCTCGAAATTGCCAAGATGCTGATCAACGCGGGTATTAACGTCAATTATGGAGATAACCAAG GCTGGACAGCTCTCATGGGAGCTTCTGCTCAAGGTCACGTCGAAATGGTTAAGTTACTACTCGGACATTCAGCTAACGCAAGCCAGCAAAACGTGTTTG GACACACTGCTCTGACCTTGTCGTCTGCTGTCGGCAAGGATGACGTATCGGATATATTAAGCAACAGCGATGTGTCTCTAATAAATCAGCAAGATAGCAAAG GTATGACGCCCTTCGTGCAAGCTATAGTCAACAACCAGACCTATGTCTTCAGGGTCCTCGCTTACAAGTGTCCAAATATTTCCATACCTGACAGCACAG gtcAAACTGCGATGGACTATGCCGTGCAGCTTCAGAATCAGTATATGATAGACCTGCTGCATG TTATGGAAAACCCGAGGTGTTACCGATTTGATGTAGAGTACCACCAGAACGATCCCGTCTACCAAAACTGCGAGCGCCTCATCTGCCATTGTACTGGAGTTTGGAAATCCACGGGAATAATAGACGAGGAATGTG GCAAAGGCAGGAGACAGATAGTGTCGATGCAGAGAGCGGTAAGAGGGAGAGTATTCGAACAAGCTTCGCGAATTACAAGCTAA
- the LOC136844679 gene encoding ankyrin repeat domain-containing protein 29-like isoform X2: MKFKIFILALVAGTASAITLAEQYAQNMRAAARAGNDTYVKLVLDTKIVPVDSADPNGWTSLHWASYFGRSKVVKLLLDYKANVTLRTNSNITALIAAAANGSLEICQMLVDANSDINAQEKDGYSALITASRAGNIGIVELLLNNSADITLKTKAGQTAFMLAAMENHVDVQKALVAEGANVNDQDSLGYTALILSSKAGHTETVEYLLSQNASVHLRSNTNDSALMWAAYYNHLEIAKMLINAGINVNYGDNQGWTALMGASAQGHVEMVKLLLGHSANASQQNVFGHTALTLSSAVGKDDVSDILSNSDVSLINQQDSKGMTPFVQAIVNNQTYVFRVLAYKCPNISIPDSTGQTAMDYAVQLQNQYMIDLLHVMENPRCYRFDVEYHQNDPVYQNCERLICHCTGVWKSTGIIDEECGKGRRQIVSMQRAVRGRVFEQASRITS; encoded by the exons ATGaagttcaaaatatttattctagCCTTGGTGGCTGGAACAGCATCTGCAATCACTCTTGCTGAACAATATG CCCAAAACATGCGGGCCGCTGCCAGGGCAGGCAACGATACATATGTGAAGCTTGTGTTGGACACCAAAATTGTGCCTGTGGATAGTGCCGACCCAAACG gttGGACCTCTCTTCACTGGGCCTCTTATTTCGGGAGGTCCAAAGTTGTCAAGTTGCTTCTTGATTACAAAGCAAACGTCACCCTTCGGACGAACTCAA ATATCACGGCCTTGATAGCTGCTGCCGCCAATGGTTCGTTAGAGATCTGTCAGATGCTCGTTGATGCAAATAGCGACATCAATGCACAGGAAAAAGATG GTTACTCTGCTCTGATCACAGCCTCTCGTGCCGGTAACATCGGCATTGTTGAACTTCTGCTTAACAATAGTGCTGATATCACTCTGAAAACAAAAGCAG GACAAACAGCATTCATGTTGGCTGCCATGGAAAACCATGTAGATGTCCAGAAAGCGCTGGTGGCCGAAGGAGCCAACGTCAATGACCAGGACTCGCTGG gATACACGGCTCTCATCCTTTCATCGAAGGCTGGTCACACGGAGACAGTGGAATACCTTCTCTCGCAAAACGCAAGCGTCCATCTTCGATCCAACACAA ACGACAGCGCGCTTATGTGGGCAGCTTATTACAACCATCTCGAAATTGCCAAGATGCTGATCAACGCGGGTATTAACGTCAATTATGGAGATAACCAAG GCTGGACAGCTCTCATGGGAGCTTCTGCTCAAGGTCACGTCGAAATGGTTAAGTTACTACTCGGACATTCAGCTAACGCAAGCCAGCAAAACGTGTTTG GACACACTGCTCTGACCTTGTCGTCTGCTGTCGGCAAGGATGACGTATCGGATATATTAAGCAACAGCGATGTGTCTCTAATAAATCAGCAAGATAGCAAAG GTATGACGCCCTTCGTGCAAGCTATAGTCAACAACCAGACCTATGTCTTCAGGGTCCTCGCTTACAAGTGTCCAAATATTTCCATACCTGACAGCACAG gtcAAACTGCGATGGACTATGCCGTGCAGCTTCAGAATCAGTATATGATAGACCTGCTGCATG TTATGGAAAACCCGAGGTGTTACCGATTTGATGTAGAGTACCACCAGAACGATCCCGTCTACCAAAACTGCGAGCGCCTCATCTGCCATTGTACTGGAGTTTGGAAATCCACGGGAATAATAGACGAGGAATGTG GCAAAGGCAGGAGACAGATAGTGTCGATGCAGAGAGCGGTAAGAGGGAGAGTATTCGAACAAGCTTCGCGAATTACAAGCTAA